From Platichthys flesus chromosome 19, fPlaFle2.1, whole genome shotgun sequence:
CCCTCCTGACACCCTGGTGCTTGGACTTCTGGGGGTTCAGTTCGTCCAGCGTGTGCCGAGGCCTGGGAGGAGTCTCTGCCAGGAGGAAGGGTACGCGCTCTGGGTGGGGCTTGATTATGGCGGCCACAGCCCCACCAGAAGAAGTCAGGAGCTGGTCGTCTAGAAAAGAGTCGGGTGGGCTGGACGCCAGGTAGAAGTCCTTGGCTTCATTCATGATGCGACGATTGTCAATGATGAGGTGATAGGCGACAGCCAGCGGGTCCTGATGATTGCGACTGTATATGCAGGTCaggacctcctcctctgtgcactCAAACTTCTCACACACCTCCTTCAGGGCCTCATCGTCAATCATGTTGTTGCTGTAGGAGGGGTCCTCGGGGAACAAGTACTTGGGAAGTTCCTGTTTGAACCAATCGTCCTCTCTGTAGGGGAAATGGACATGATAATGTAATGCACTTGATTTACATCTTCACTCTTGTCTTCAAAAAAGACAGGATTGTTAGAACAGTAATACGTCTCCTTATGTATTCAGTCTACGCCAGCTCACCTGATGTCTTTGATGGTGGCTCTTTTCATGGGGTCCACCTGCAGCATGTGTTTAAGGAGGCTTATTACGGAGGCATTCAGATACGTTGGTGTGAAAAAGATCCCGTCACAGATCTTCTTAAAGAGGGTTGGCACGTGGTCGTCATCAAAGGGAAGAGTCCCACACAACAAGGCATAGAGAATGACCCCACTGCTCCAGATATCGACCTCCGGACCAGCATATAACCTGAGGACAAAAACCAAGAAACCATTCTGTATTCCTCAAGGAAAAGTTTTACTCAGTCTGTTAATGCAGCAACACACgaagacaagaaaaacattaCCTTCCTGAGATGACCTCAGGAGCAGCATAGTTTGGAGATCCGCAGCTTGTTCGCAGGAACTCTCCATCAGACATCATGTTTGATAAACCTGCACAGCATTTTCACAGTCATAGCACACATTTCAAGACCTTTGGTAGGAATAATAACACACTTGTATCATTATATTGATGATATTGATCGAGTTGAGGGTTTACAGGCTCCTTCCTCACTTAAAGAATTATCTGTCATACATCATTTCAAAGTACAAACAATTGAGAATTTTTTGTGCTCCACCCCGTAATGCTTCTGCCTCTGGAATCCATTTCTGAGCCAGTGCAAGATGCATATAAAGAAGCAATTTACTCTGTTGATTTGCTAAATTATTCATTATAATCATCAATATCATTCCCACTATGTCTCGTCAATTTCCGCTATTATGATCTGGTCACTGCAGCTCAAACTAAATAAGGGGCAGATGCTCTTTCCTCTCAAATGAAATGGCTCAACGAGAAATCAAACTGCTCTgacaaaatatgaatgaatgaatggatcccataaaagataaaaaacgtTATATTATTGTACTTTTTAGTATTAAAAAGAATGTGGAAAATGTCCACTGAATGGATTGGCTCTatttaagacaaaaaaatacCCCTTGCATAAGTAAATGCGAGATTCTGAGATAGAAACTAATTTCTTCATGTGAGCTTGAGGAGATTTATGCTGTAAACTAATCTGCTGGGTTTTCTTGTAAAGAAACACTTGTTTAAATTGAGGGTTTCTTAAGGCTTATCAAACATGTTATGTAATATCTCCTTCATAAAGTTTTTGAAGTGCTGAATTCTGAAACTTCGATTGGttacatcaataaatacataaaaagcaTTGCTcccatttgatttgaaaaactCCCAACACTGACATACAGCCATTCACATCCACCTGTCACCTGCTGACGCCCTCTGGGTTTAGGACAGAGTCACACTCACCAAAATCGGCGATCTTGGCATTCATGTGTGCGTCGAGTAGCACGTTTTCAGGCTTGAGGTCCCGGTGCACCACCATGTGTCTGTGGCAGTAGTCCACAGCTGAAATAATCTGCTGGAACAGCCGACGACTCTCCTTTTCATCCAACTGTCGAGGCAGAAATGATCTGTTAGGTGTGATCTCAGTTCGCACCTCACAGCTGACTAAACTgcacttcctgtgttttcatttctgtccCAATCTCTGTTGGTTTTTGGTTCAAAGACTCTGCACAAGAGGCTGACAATGAGGCTGCGAACACATTACACTTCTGTCTTCTAGTACCCCCACtgataataaaatatacatgtgCTTCATACAATacaagacagaaagagagaagataCGAGGGACATTACAAAACCTGacaagacattttgttttaccTTTCCATTTTTGCAGATGTAGTCGAACAGCTCTCCTCCTGAGACATATTCCATAACCATGAAGATATCTGTAGGGGTGCTAATAACCTGATACCTGCAGAAGTGAGCACAAAGTTGAAATTAGGATCATAGCAAGTAGCTGATATAACACAATATTATAACAGAAAAGCATCTGTTattttatcaaagaaacaaagaacacaaataaataagaaataggAATGTGAGCTACTTAATTTCCTGGATTTAACTGTGGAATACTGGGAAAGATAAAAATGTGGACAGAGgacaaatgtttttgttctcaCAAACATGAAACACCACTCAACCCATGACGTGAGTGTGGTATTGCATCTGGTAAAATATCAGAGAATAACAATATAACTAAAACATCTTGTTATTTTCAGCCTTGATAATATAAACAACACTCCTTTACAAAAAGCAATGTAAGGCATACTTTACAGAagtgtatttcatttattttcattgttctCATGCAAGCCCGCCCTCTACCTTGCCATCAGTTGTTCAATACTGCAcaaatgtaatacaaaaaaatatccAACCAATAAACTACATGGTGGGTTTCTGTCTATGCTTTCCATCCAAGGCTTAGTAACAAATTCTTGCATTTGAAGCCAAGTTCATGCCACATGATTTTTAGCCCAATTTGCCAGTAGCAGATGAGTTTTGCAAATCCCCTGATTGGCAGTCGCCCGCTGCAATGTGTCAACTCTCCAAAGATTTAAATACAGAGGCTTGCCTAAGAGTCAGTGACACGTCAAAGATCAGATTTCCAAACCAATTTTGCCAATCAGAGTCGAACCCCACATTGCCAGTCTTGTCCTGTAGCCTGAACTCACAATGAATGTAAGACACCCAATCACAAGACAGCAAGTTGTGTAGTGTTAACTGCACAGTGATCTGTGGACTCCGCTTTAGTATCCACACTGGACTTATCAGCCCCACATCTATTTACACTACAGTGACTCTGTGGCTTAACTTGCAAATAGGTCACATTTTCCCCATGGCTGTCATGTACAACATCAAGCAGCAGAATAAGCTAGGACTGACCTTCTTGTCGACTGGACAGAAACCACACTGTAAACTCTGCAGCTCACAGTCCATAAGTTTTAAAACAGTGAAACGACAATGTGACAATGTCGACCTATTTATCCACTAGCATTATTTCActaatcacaaaacaaaaaacatgtttgcctGAAATTAAAGCTGCCGTGGTTCCGGTGCAGTTTCTACGAAGTCAGGGAACAAAACGCATTTCCAAGTTTAAATTGCCCAACTTTTATCAGATGTGACAGACGTTGACTAACTGCTCATCTCTTGTGTCACAGCTGACACAGACATCCTGTAGACCAGATGAGGCAGTGTTGTGTTACATTTCTACATCTGTCTTTACTCTACAGTATTCAGACGAGACAGGCAGTGCTGTTTTCTCTGCCCCGGTATTTGTGCACCGTGTAAAAGATGGctttcataaacacaaacacatgcacatacacacacagtttaaattGTTTGTGCATGCATAACATGGAGCTGGTATTTCTGGCTATTAGCCACACCTGCTGGTCAGTTTAATGAGCCCTTGACTGTGGCCTTGCCGCCCACGGACATTCACATACCAGACAGGAAGTGCCTCTGCAATTTTCAAACTATATTTTTAGACCGGCGACAGTTAACCATTGCAGCGAATTGATGTTATCAGATGGAGCGTTTATTTCAGGCCAGCGGGTGTTAACTATCACTGAATAAAGCACCTGTGT
This genomic window contains:
- the prkaa1 gene encoding 5'-AMP-activated protein kinase catalytic subunit alpha-1; protein product: MATEKTKHEGRVKIGHYILGDTLGVGTFGKVKVGQHELTKHQVAVKILNRQKIRSLDVVGKIRREIQNLKLFRHPHIIKLYQVISTPTDIFMVMEYVSGGELFDYICKNGKLDEKESRRLFQQIISAVDYCHRHMVVHRDLKPENVLLDAHMNAKIADFGLSNMMSDGEFLRTSCGSPNYAAPEVISGRLYAGPEVDIWSSGVILYALLCGTLPFDDDHVPTLFKKICDGIFFTPTYLNASVISLLKHMLQVDPMKRATIKDIREDDWFKQELPKYLFPEDPSYSNNMIDDEALKEVCEKFECTEEEVLTCIYSRNHQDPLAVAYHLIIDNRRIMNEAKDFYLASSPPDSFLDDQLLTSSGGAVAAIIKPHPERVPFLLAETPPRPRHTLDELNPQKSKHQGVRRAKWHLGIRSQSRPNDIMSEVCRAMKQLDYEWKVGNPYYLRVRRKNPVTGMQTKMSLQLYQVDSRTYLLDFRSIDDDMLEVKSGTATPLRSGSVGNYRTTIKNDVDGADTPPTSSIVAPTKAAEGSLASSLTSSIDSAGGGDIAPVPRPGSHTIEFFEMCANLIKLLAR